TCGCCAGCGCGTTGAGCTGCTCGGTGAGGTAGGCGGCGAGCCGCTGCCTGTCGGCGGGGGCGAAGGTGTTCCAGTCGGCGCCGTCGTTGTTGCGCCGGGCCGTGATGCTGTAGCGGCCGTCCTCGGTGTCGCGCCAGCCGATGGCGGGTGGTCGTGGTGCTTCGCCGTCGGCCGCGTCACCGGTGACGAAGAAGTAGCCGATCCGCTCGGTGGGCAGCGTCAGAATTCGTCGCGCCGCCCACAGCTGCCGCCCGCCGCCCCGGCCGGGCGGTCGGTGCTCAGCATCGGTCAGCCAGGAGTCCCCGTCGGTCTCCGGGCCGTCCGAAGCGGCGGTGTTGACGGTGGCGGCTTCCAACGTGCCCGCCGACACCTCGGGCAGCAGGTCGGTGCACTCGCGGACCAGGCTCCGGGGATCGGCGAACCTGACCCGGAGCCCGTCGGCGTCCTGCACCGCCCGAACCCCGAGGCCGCCCGACACCGAGGTCCGGGCGCGGAACACCTCCTCCGTCGCGGTTTCCAGCCAGGTGACCGCGATGTCGACCTTCGGGGAGTGCAGCAGCCGCAGTGCCGCCTCCACGTCCTGGTTCGGCTCCCGGCCGTCGGCCAGGCCACGATCGGTGAGCTCGCGCCACACCTCCTCGCGGATCC
The nucleotide sequence above comes from Actinopolyspora erythraea. Encoded proteins:
- a CDS encoding ESX secretion-associated protein EspG — its product is MPRSFTLSTRAADVLCEDLGVDLRRFPFELEYHGGTTEERSRIREEVWRELTDRGLADGREPNQDVEAALRLLHSPKVDIAVTWLETATEEVFRARTSVSGGLGVRAVQDADGLRVRFADPRSLVRECTDLLPEVSAGTLEAATVNTAASDGPETDGDSWLTDAEHRPPGRGGGRQLWAARRILTLPTERIGYFFVTGDAADGEAPRPPAIGWRDTEDGRYSITARRNNDGADWNTFAPADRQRLAAYLTEQLNALASG